The genomic DNA CATTCAGTTGATGGCGGATTAGCGCTGCTGCTTGAGAACCCATCCGGGCAGTGCAACCTCGTATAAACCCGTGTCCAGGCCCACCCGTCGTAGTCAGACAAGACGAAAGAGCCTCAGGTGTCAAGGCCAACAACCGGGTATGGCCTCACGCTGCACAGGTGCCGCCTGCAGGCACGACGCTGTTGCCTACAGTGAGTCATGTCTACAGCCTCAATGGCACAGGTATAAGAACAGTAGACTCATGCCAGTATCAGATAGAAAATCAAGCATTCCCCTGCCCACGGTTTTCTTCCCTTGTGTGTGGCGCATGGTTACAGGCATGGAAATGCCTCCTTGCGGCCAGGCAGTGTGTGCCAGTTGAGATGATGGTGTTGCCCGACCTCGATTCATGATAAACGAACCAGGTTCGGAATGCGCAGTCAAGGTGCGCCCTTTGTATCAAATGGTATGTGAGATCCAAGGTCAGCCAGAGTCTTGGGCAACTTCTTAATCCCGCCCCTATCCATGCGAGTTGTTGAGTCCGGCTGTGTCAAAAAGAAACCTGAACCTGGATCGCGTCGCCGCTTGTGCAAGATCCGCAACGCTCTCGTATTGTTCGCTTGGTGTCCTGGTTTAGGTTTAAAAATAGCCTTGTCGCGTGATTTTCCCGCACACGGTAGGCTATTTTTCCGCCTATCGCAAACAGCAGGGTGGTGATAGGCACTTCAGATGTGAACATGGAATTCGCTGGAGCAGGGTTATCCTTAGGAAGAGTACTGCTGGTCTGCCCATTACCGGCCGAATAGAACAACGGCATGATGCTTCTACTGGAATAACTTGGGCTAACCTACCGTCAACACGGCAGCGGCCTTCTCCGAAAGTTATCTATGCCGTCACCCCGTTACCAGGGGTTTCATCACTACCACCCTACCTTGACTCGTTCGAGACTTGTACAAAGCCGTGCACTGTATAGGGGCTTATGATAACGTGGCGCCGGTATGCTAGCAGAGCTTAATTTACTTACCACTATATTTCTACATTACTGTAAATCGTACGCAGCAACGCAGCCTCGAAAGCGGCTCAAGTACTCATATCTGGTTCGCAGGCACTCAAGTCATAGCGCCTACGGTGGAAATTAATCACATAGCGGCCGCAAGATCGAAGCCCGGCACCTACGTCTTCCGCGTTCACCAGCCTCGCGGACGGTCCAGACGGTGGGGATGCAGATGGTGGCGAGGACTCGTCAACAGAGAGGCTGGGAGCAGGCGGTACGTGTATCGCCGGCATACCGATAGGAACATGTGCCTTGACCGCAAGCCTGGTCATTTTCTTGATGTGGGCGTACAGAAGACGCCGAACCAAAATATCAGAGGCTGGATAGCCACATAGTCGCCACGACGAGGACTGTCGCTGGGCCGTGAAGCAGGCACATAGTTCAGCCATCCCAGCTGCAACGATACGTAGACCGGGCGACATTCAGATGAGCGGGTCGAGTACTACGTGCGGCGTTTCTGGGTCACATGTCATACGCAAGAAGACGGTTTGCCAATTTTCCTTTACTTTATTCTGAATTACCCTTGTGATAAACGATCCAGCGAGTGCCCTAATCCGATGCCCCAATGGCGCCAAGCCTCTTTGCCGATCGTTTTCTGCCTTCCACTCAACAAGGTGATACACAGATTGTGTCCCAAGTGCCGTGTTGAACAAGCTACATCAGTGTCGGTAGGCCGTTAGGTGCTCGTGCGATCGTCGTCGTATTCGGTGCATGCTTCTTCCAGGTTCAAGGCCCTGGAGCAACCGTCTTGGTTAGAAGTGAAGAACCTCGCATGATCTTCAACAAATGACAGGGACTGAAGATGGCGGTTCAACTCATCGAGGTTCGGGAACTGACCCATATCAACGCATCGCTGCAGttcctcggcagcggcaggctgCTTAGACTCTAGGGTTCtgtggatggcggcgacgaggagggtgTTAGGGGGCTTCGGAACGTGGTGATTGATCAGCGACCATACCAAGTTGATTTCCTCGAGGGTTTCTTTTGTGCCATTCGTAGGGTTGACATCGAAGTTTTCAAAGTACTTCAGCATGGCAGGGACGGCATCCTTGGGGAGCACGACCTGGGTGATGGCGTCCATggtctcggcgggcgtcgcggctTGGCCCCAAAGACCGGAGCGAAGCAGCGCCTGTTTGACCTTGAAAGAAAGGCTGTTCCAAATGTAGCACGTGGTCGCGGCTTGGTCGGCGCGAAACGAGTTCTGGCCTGAACGAGGAGCGGAGTCGCCCTTACAGCCGAGGAGGTGCTCCTTGAGTCCGAGAGCTCGGAGGTTGATGTACAAGGTGATCTTCCACTCCTTGTAGTTTTCGATGCCCCTGAGCTGCTCATCGCCGGTGATGTTGGGCAGCGCGACGGCTTGTGCGACGGGGGAGGTCCGAGTGTAGGTTGGGGCGGCCATCTTGCTGGCGGCTTCGTACTCGTCAGAGCTGAGGTCGGACATGGTGGACGAACGGACGGGCGAAACGCTAGAATGTGACTTCCGAGCGACAGCGTAGCGTGATTTTTTCTCAACACAACCGAGTTAATTGCAATGTATCAAGACGATACAAAAGTGAGCTGCGTTGCGTCCTCGCTTACCTCGTGGAGAGATGGGCGAGAGATGTGCGCGTTGTGTGCGGACCGTAAGCGTGGGCAGAGCAGAGTACGATGggagaagaaagaagaacGGCTTTTGTTTTTGTATTTGTTGTTTCTCCGTTTGCTCCGCGCAGTTGCTGGGGCTCATGGTGCTGAACAGCCGGGCTCGGCACCAGTTGCTCTCTGAACGGCCGTCACGTGTGCACAGCTGGTGCGCGGCTGACACCAGCTGCGTGACGCCTAAGGCCTGAGAACTTGGCTACGCTCACCGCTCCCCGTATGTATGCGTGAAGGGGATATTATTGTTTGGTATTGTTACCGTACCGCACGCGAGTGCCTGAGGTTGACCAGGTGCTGACAGCTGCGAgggaggccggcggcggacagCTGTGCGCGCCGCATCACGCTCGCATTTCAATGTTCACCACATcaaaaaacaaaacaaaaaacTTATCATCCTTAGGGAAAGAGAATGCCGCGTAGTCTATAGAGACTTCTTTTATTTGAAACATTTTTCGCGGCTGGGGAGTTACGCATGCGTACAATATATGCAGCAGATATATAGTTTTTGCAGCCCTGGTGCAGCAGGTGGTGAAAAGTCGCTCGGGTGCGATGTTACGTAAGCGCGTCATTGCAACACCAAAAATCATCGTGGTGATGCGAAGCCGTGGTGCAGAAATGAGGGGTGAAACAGCCTCATCTTTGGTGGTGTCGCTGTTAATCAAACGGATAAACTTCGGGTGTGGAGGGGCAGAGTGCGGTGATGTGGGTGAGGGGatgcgacgaggaggggggatggatggatggggtcgCGGCAGCCTAGAGGCGAAacggatgatggatggatggatggatgggtgagTACGCAAGAAGATTGGGAAGGTCCTCgttcgatgacgacgacgtgatGGGTAAGTCGTCCGTCGACGGAGTTGAGTCACGGGCTGAAGCCAACAGAGGTCCAAAAacaccaaggccaaggtcaaggcgcAATACCaacggcatcggcaacgATAAGAGGAGACGCTCTCCGGTATGGTGTCATGTACCTCCTAGGTGATGGCATGACCCCAGATACAACAAGTGATAAACGAGGCTGAGACGTGTGGTTCGCCTGGGTTGCCGGGGGATGATGGATTCGGGCCGGGCATCGCAGGTATAAAAGGGGGTTGCCCGCCGCTCTGGCACGCAGGTTCGGCGCAGGCGGATGGATGAACTCtctctcctcgacgtcgatcgacgacgacagcaacaagacagacaagacagacaggcaggcgagTCGGGCAGCGGGAGATCCGACGAGCGAGCCATTTCCTCACcttctggcggcggcccatgTCGAGGCGAACCGGAGCCCCGTTGGCAGCCTGAACGGAGCCCGTCGACTTAACTCCAGAGGACGGAACGGCAGCAGGACCAAGGGAGAGATCGCTCTGGCACATGCCTGCCTGGGTCGAGGTTGctcccgccgacgccacccaCCCACGGTGCACCCTCTCTGTCGCTCCTACTCTCAGAGTCCGAGACCACATTCGAAGGTACATTCCTGCaggctgcctggctgcctgcgcctggcaccaccaccaccagcagtgcctgcgcgcgcgagccAGCAAAGAAACCTCCACCCGTGCCGGAGCCCGTTGTCCGGGACGAGCCCCCGTGCATTCCGCAAACTGGAcccagcggcgcgcgcccaccCTCCAGCGCCCTGAGCTCCACTGTCAGCCCTCCTGCGTCCCGAACCCCCCACCAGACACTCCGCGTCCCCCGCGTCACGTGCGTTGGCGCGTCCGGTCGgcacggacgggcgggcgaaCCGTACGGAGCTCGCAGGCTgccgcgtcgagcgcaaACGAGTGGCGCGCTAAAACACGCTACGGTGCCTGCTTCAGGTACCCTTGGGGTGCCGAGACAGcgcctgcggcagcggcctctAGCGGTACCTAAGCACTGTACCACGGGCGCTGCGACTTACACACATGGAATGGGCAGTCAATCTGACGAACAATCGCCATTGAACACCCATTGACTATCTATTCATCGCTGGCTTTGGGGTCCCGGGACTCAACAAAAAGATTTTGCTTCAACCAGCTGCATTCAACCATTTCCTTGCTCGCCAGTCCGCTTGTCTGGCACATCTTGCCTTCCTCCATCATTGACGCCCACGCAGCGCCACCACTTCCAGCGAGGGACCCAAGCAACACAGCACCACAACAAGCACCAAGCATTGCTCTTCATTCGCATCCTACCGTCACGCCTTCTCTTCATATACACGTGTTGTTCCACCTGCAATTCATCGAGGAATTTTGTTCTTTCTTTTCTCCCTCTATCGCTCCCTTTTATACTGAGGTGAGTGACGTCGTGGTGCAGGCGGGCCGCCACGCACCACCCTTAGGTTTCTGGCGCCGGGCCCACCCGCGCAGACGCGACTTCCAGGGTGGATTTGGCGCGTCACGAACGGGCACCCGCGGCACGAAACGAACTCACGCAGCATGACAACCCGCCTCCCCAATTTGAATCGCGCACGCCTCAATTAAACTACGCCTCTCCACACCATACCACCGCTTCTCGCTTTCTTGCACCCATTAACGCcctcttctttttcttcctctcccCATCAATTACCTCTGGCCTACTCTCTCTTTTACCGACCacgcttcctcctcgtcgattATACCGAGcatcgcgacgacgcgcccaccaccgaccTGCCTACCTCTCTGCTCGCCCTTGAACGACTTCCCCCCGCCGCGAGGGGAGCTCCCGGCACTTCATGGCGACGCCCCGGCCACACGCGCCCTCTCCGGGCTGCAGTGTAGGCTGGAACGGGGCCATGATGCCGGCTCCCGCTCAGGTCCCGAGCCAAGTTGACGAATCCGGCCTGCAAGTCAGGTCTATGAGCCGTACGCCCATGTCCCCCTGCTCCGCGTCTCTCTCCCTACTCTCAGCCTGCTAAcccgactcgccgccgcagtcaAGGTCCACTACACCTTCGACAAGGACTCCAGGGTCAACTGCCTCGCGCGTCACCCGCACACCTTGCAGGTGCGGAccgtccccgtcgacgagaccgCCTCGATCGGCATTGTCGACCTGCGAGCATGCATCCACGCCATCATGGACTGCAGCCCCGAGCTCGCCAGCCCGGATACCGACTACAGCATATATGCCGTCGACTACTCCGAGCCCAACACGCCCTTGGTTGGCCAGGGCATGCTCTCGCGGGCCCTCGACTCGCTtcgcggcaacggcgcgccgcccaagatgGTCATCGGACGCGTCACCAAAAACCTCCTCGCCATGttcagcggcggcaacaaggaGACCCTCGAGGTCAAGCTCACACTCTCGGCTTCTGCCAAGCCCGTGCGCCACCACGCCTACGAGGCCATGCCGTCGCAGGATATGGGCATGAATGCCCAGCACCATCCAATGCCCGTGCAACACCACAACATGCAGATGGAGCACCAAGACGCGGAGCCCCGATACGTGGAGAGACCCTCCGAGCAGGCCatgacgccctcgggcgCTTCCGAATGGGACTCTTTTATGCAGTCCAATCCCCAGCTGGGCCACACAGCACAAGTCGCCCGtgtcgcctcgcccgtctaCTCGCAGGGCCGAGCGCCGATGCCTAATCTTGCAGAGGcaccagcgcggcggcccctcGCCCCGACCGTGCAGCTAGACAGCCAGAgccctcctctcccgcagGCAGAATACCAGCAAGCCATGTcgcctgccgcccacgaAGTCCAGCGGGTAGCCCCGATCCCGGTTGAACCCGGCgagcagcccagccgcccTGCCTCGAGACCTTCGAGCCGAGCTTCTAGCCGAACACggacgaagaagccgccgacaGGACGCCCCagaggccgcccgcgcaagCGCCCCGCGGATGGAAACAcctcgggcgccgaggaacCCGCCACTGAAGGCGAAGACGCCCAGCCCAAGAAGCGCGCAAGGACGACCAAGGCCACCGTCGTTGAGGGCAAGGCTCCTACCAACCCCTTTGCCACCGGTCCAGAGTCACTCCGCGTGGCTGCCAGCACGTCGGGGTCGCTCAGGAACTTCCGTCCTCTTGCGTCGTCCTCCCATGAGGCTGCAGGCAGCCATCTGCAGGAGGTTCCCCGCGCCCCTACTCCGGTTCCCGACGGGGGTCCCTTTGGTGGCGCGTCGGGACGGAACCAAAACGCGAGCAAGCTGCGACGAGAGTCCACGCTTAGCCAACAGCATTCTGCCATCGCATATGCCGATTTGAGACTACAGCCGCTGTCGCCTGGCCAGGAAGACGGCCGCTCGCCCGAGTCTGTTGCCGTCACACCCTTTTCCGAGGGAAGCACTCCCGACATCAGCTCCTCACCTCCGATGCAGCGCCGGGCACCTATGATCCGCTCAAGCCCGCCTGCTTCAAGTCCTGTcctgccgccgatgcccacgCGAGCAGAGGACGAGCCTCCTGTGACGAGTCTGGCCAACGATGACATGGGGGATCTCTTTGGCGAGGAGCCTGCGCAGCCAACAACCAAGGCCATTGAGCCGTCCCGACCAGCTGCTGAGCAGCAACGTGCCCCCACAAGAGCACACGGGGTCCCTATCCAGATCTTCCAAATACAGGATGGTCCAGAGGGCCAGGACATGGTGTTTCTACGAAGCATCAatggcgcgccgctgccgaatCATGTTCCCGCGCCGTATCACGACCAAGTCGCGCCGGGCTACCCACCCTCATATCACGGTGTGCCTCACCACGCGGGCGCACTGCAGGAGCATCTGCAGCAGTTTCCGCCCGTACCACCACCTTCTAGCGACGCTCCGACCCTGCCGCCTCTCAAGGACGAGCCCGCCCCGAAGCGAAAGCGTGCTCCGGCCAAGAGGAAGCCCAAGGCAAAGACGGCCGTTGTTGCCGAACCGGCCATTATGcagcccacgccgcctccgaccACTGATGCGGCGAGGCCCACAAGCCCAGTGCGAAACCAATTTGCCCAGAGCGATGCGACACTGAGCCTGGAGGCTGATCCAGAGCCGATGCGGGGCGTCGTTCACACCGACAGTCTCGGAGATCGTGAGATGGTGGAGGCCCCCAAGCAGGCGCCCCTCGAAAGTACTTCTCCCCAGGAGACGTCTCGTCAGCAGACGACAGCATCAATAGAGCCTCCAACGCAGCCGGCCCAACCTCCCAGGCCGGCCAAGTCGCGCACGTTTGCTCGGTCCCAATCAGCAGGAGCCTTGGCTTTGCCTCAggtgccagccagcgagccaGCTGGCCCCTCATCATTATCACGGTCCACTATAGCTCATCCGGACCCCCCGGCTCCCACGATGCTGAAGCGCGCTACCTCATCGGGTCCTCTCGCGCTGCCAATGCCCGCGAGCGATCCCATCGGACCCGGCAGCTCCAACCTCCGTGTTTCCGAGTTGCATCTGCCCGAGCCTGAGCCGTCGAACAGCTTCCTACCGCCCGTATCCTCTCCTCCGACAAGGTCAAACAAGAATATCGTCAAGAAGAACGCCATCAAGCAGCGGCTCGAGCAAGCCATCAACGCCGGCGAGTTGCCGCCATTTTGCACAAACTGCGGCAACATTGAGACGCCTACGTGGCGCAAAATCTGGGTGCAGGACCAGGAAGGATCGCTACCTGAGGGGGTCGAGTTCTCGGAGAAGCCAGGCATGATCACCGCGTTCGAAGTGGTTGAGCGAGACGAAAAGGACAAGGTGACCAAGTACCGCGTCATCAA from Purpureocillium takamizusanense chromosome 4, complete sequence includes the following:
- a CDS encoding uncharacterized protein (COG:S~EggNog:ENOG503Q6XE) gives rise to the protein MATPRPHAPSPGCSVGWNGAMMPAPAQVPSQVDESGLQVRSMSLKVHYTFDKDSRVNCLARHPHTLQVRTVPVDETASIGIVDLRACIHAIMDCSPELASPDTDYSIYAVDYSEPNTPLVGQGMLSRALDSLRGNGAPPKMVIGRVTKNLLAMFSGGNKETLEVKLTLSASAKPVRHHAYEAMPSQDMGMNAQHHPMPVQHHNMQMEHQDAEPRYVERPSEQAMTPSGASEWDSFMQSNPQLGHTAQVARVASPVYSQGRAPMPNLAEAPARRPLAPTVQLDSQSPPLPQAEYQQAMSPAAHEVQRVAPIPVEPGEQPSRPASRPSSRASSRTRTKKPPTGRPRGRPRKRPADGNTSGAEEPATEGEDAQPKKRARTTKATVVEGKAPTNPFATGPESLRVAASTSGSLRNFRPLASSSHEAAGSHLQEVPRAPTPVPDGGPFGGASGRNQNASKLRRESTLSQQHSAIAYADLRLQPLSPGQEDGRSPESVAVTPFSEGSTPDISSSPPMQRRAPMIRSSPPASSPVLPPMPTRAEDEPPVTSLANDDMGDLFGEEPAQPTTKAIEPSRPAAEQQRAPTRAHGVPIQIFQIQDGPEGQDMVFLRSINGAPLPNHVPAPYHDQVAPGYPPSYHGVPHHAGALQEHLQQFPPVPPPSSDAPTLPPLKDEPAPKRKRAPAKRKPKAKTAVVAEPAIMQPTPPPTTDAARPTSPVRNQFAQSDATLSLEADPEPMRGVVHTDSLGDREMVEAPKQAPLESTSPQETSRQQTTASIEPPTQPAQPPRPAKSRTFARSQSAGALALPQVPASEPAGPSSLSRSTIAHPDPPAPTMLKRATSSGPLALPMPASDPIGPGSSNLRVSELHLPEPEPSNSFLPPVSSPPTRSNKNIVKKNAIKQRLEQAINAGELPPFCTNCGNIETPTWRKIWVQDQEGSLPEGVEFSEKPGMITAFEVVERDEKDKVTKYRVIKKSLAPKEDKTPWQELLLCNPCGIWLCKSKVHRPRDRWDKDIERLGQERRKKGTGRTVPRPKKPRSKSDPQSNLTSEAYLPTDGLGPLEPSSPKLPETGMAPTDAPQDDRQAAAPRATSADAISNPGSTHSRGSGTVKSPIDLAFDEAVGSTKRLLFPSPRKDGEMKRLKQYVEGEKQNAAESAPEENNDDEVDSLFRSPVMRPSTPPPSGKPNAAAGPFKTPTRPTPSHRPITRSVTRSASKSLRSGRQVPESPSQALLLPQHTPTKTPRAGAGVPGSVSIRRSPRNHQGAFEETPISRTINEAFSEFSDPVHFDVTENMDLSLLPALDMTSDMLDYYAFFSTDGMMPSSPTQGNHASLEYNGTARDSSRWPMDNSAQEHGGDL